In a genomic window of Candidatus Omnitrophota bacterium:
- a CDS encoding Rrf2 family transcriptional regulator, which produces MKITYKGDYALKALFQLALNYGDPEEGVLSITEIAKLGDMPTNFLEQILLSLRRGGFVKSRRGVKGGFLLAKDPKDITIGEVIRFFEGPIEPIACVEKGAYTRCKDIKSCIFRDLWKEVGDAISVVVDTVTFEELVLRYKNRSLGEQSVYEYSI; this is translated from the coding sequence GTGAAGATAACATACAAAGGTGATTACGCATTGAAGGCGCTATTCCAACTCGCCTTAAATTACGGCGATCCAGAGGAAGGCGTGCTGTCAATTACCGAAATAGCGAAGCTGGGTGATATGCCGACAAATTTCCTCGAGCAGATACTCCTATCGCTAAGGCGCGGAGGATTCGTTAAATCCAGGCGCGGAGTTAAAGGCGGGTTTCTCTTGGCAAAAGACCCCAAAGATATAACTATCGGCGAGGTCATAAGGTTCTTTGAGGGCCCGATCGAGCCTATCGCATGTGTGGAGAAAGGCGCCTATACCAGATGTAAAGATATAAAGAGCTGTATATTCCGCGACCTCTGGAAGGAAGTGGGGGACGCTATATCGGTGGTGGTGGACACGGTAACGTTCGAAGAGCTCGTATTAAGGTATAAAAATAGAAGCCTGGGGGAACAGTCGGTTTATGAATATTCAATATAA
- a CDS encoding TlpA disulfide reductase family protein, with protein sequence MRKNIFAKAFILLVPVFLLCACAKGYGEAPSVAPDISLRDMNGNTVKLSDFKGKVIILDFFATWCPPCRQEIPDFIALQKQHAEQGFVMIGVSLTPQEDVKPFAEKLGMNYTILIGDDKANAAYGPIRSIPTTFIIDKKFNIVKKYIGYRPKDTFENDIGELLSK encoded by the coding sequence ATGAGAAAGAATATATTTGCCAAAGCATTCATTCTGCTGGTGCCGGTATTTCTGTTATGCGCTTGCGCTAAGGGATATGGTGAAGCGCCCTCAGTCGCGCCCGATATCAGTCTGCGTGATATGAACGGCAATACGGTGAAGCTGTCCGATTTTAAGGGAAAGGTGATAATACTCGACTTCTTCGCTACGTGGTGCCCTCCATGCAGACAGGAGATCCCCGATTTTATAGCGCTTCAAAAGCAACATGCCGAGCAAGGGTTTGTTATGATTGGTGTTTCGCTTACACCACAGGAAGATGTCAAACCGTTTGCCGAAAAACTCGGAATGAATTACACTATCCTAATCGGAGATGATAAGGCAAATGCCGCATACGGCCCGATCAGATCGATCCCGACGACATTTATTATTGATAAAAAATTTAATATAGTGAAAAAATATATAGGTTACAGGCCTAAAGATACGTTCGAGAACGATATCGGGGAGCTTTTGAGCAAGTAG
- a CDS encoding methylenetetrahydrofolate reductase C-terminal domain-containing protein: MIITRQKEFKEILKFLEGQTRIFIIGCGECSTTCKTGGEDDVRKIREALEKAGKVVTGYCVPSAPCVAAKVKLELAKSRKMIESSDAILVLACGLGIQSVKDNLRTGKPIHVGCDTLFMGQIDSSNAFLERCAACGDCVLELTGLICPVTRCPKGLLNGPCGGQDKGKCEIDKDKDCAWILIYNELKKQDKLHLFKQVRPPKDHSKSLRPRSLSL, encoded by the coding sequence ATGATAATTACCAGGCAGAAAGAGTTTAAAGAGATACTGAAATTTCTCGAAGGGCAGACGAGGATTTTTATCATCGGGTGCGGGGAATGCTCTACGACCTGCAAGACGGGTGGAGAAGACGATGTAAGGAAGATCAGGGAGGCGCTGGAGAAGGCAGGTAAGGTTGTTACCGGCTACTGCGTCCCCTCGGCGCCATGCGTTGCCGCGAAAGTCAAACTCGAGCTTGCCAAAAGCCGTAAGATGATAGAATCGTCGGATGCTATACTTGTCCTCGCCTGCGGGCTTGGCATCCAGTCCGTCAAAGATAATCTACGGACCGGCAAGCCCATTCACGTCGGATGCGATACCTTATTCATGGGCCAGATCGATTCAAGCAATGCTTTCCTCGAGAGATGCGCTGCCTGCGGAGATTGCGTGCTCGAGCTCACGGGCCTTATATGTCCGGTGACGCGGTGCCCTAAAGGGCTATTAAACGGCCCATGCGGCGGGCAGGATAAAGGAAAGTGTGAAATTGACAAGGATAAAGATTGCGCCTGGATCCTTATATATAACGAACTGAAAAAACAGGATAAGCTTCATCTGTTTAAGCAGGTCAGGCCCCCTAAGGACCATTCGAAATCTCTAAGGCCGCGCAGCCTTTCATTGTAA
- a CDS encoding homocysteine biosynthesis protein — translation MAKTIKEINEKIKRGEVVVVTADEVIDLVEKKGLKETARKVDVVTTGTFGPMCSSGAYLNIGHSKPKIKLGGGHVTLNNVPAYTGFAAVDIYIGATAMPDDDPRNKVYPGEFKYGGGHVIEELVAGKDVILEGTAYGTDCYPRKHIKTYINIKDINESVLLNPRNCYQNYNCAVNLSSSKNIYTYMGMLKANIGNANYCSAGQLSPLLKDPHYKTIGLGTRIFLGGGVGYVYWHGTQHNPGVKRKENEVPQAPAGTLAVMGDLKQMSASWLRGISFQGYGSSLSVGLGIPIPILDEEILKYAAVKDEDIWAQIVDYSEDYPQGRASSLGEVNYKQLKSGKITVQGKEVPTSSLSSYAKALEIAEELKKWISDKQFFLTEPVQTLPGASSGYAFKGLKERPVKEEE, via the coding sequence ATGGCTAAGACGATAAAAGAGATCAACGAGAAAATAAAGCGCGGTGAGGTGGTGGTCGTGACCGCCGACGAGGTCATCGATCTCGTCGAGAAGAAGGGCCTTAAAGAGACGGCGCGTAAAGTCGATGTCGTGACGACAGGGACTTTCGGGCCGATGTGCTCATCGGGAGCGTATCTGAATATAGGCCACTCGAAACCGAAGATAAAACTAGGCGGCGGCCATGTCACATTGAATAACGTGCCCGCATATACGGGTTTCGCGGCGGTGGATATTTATATCGGCGCTACCGCTATGCCTGATGATGACCCGAGGAACAAAGTCTACCCGGGAGAATTCAAATACGGCGGCGGCCACGTTATCGAGGAGCTGGTCGCGGGGAAAGACGTTATCCTGGAAGGCACGGCGTATGGCACCGACTGCTATCCGCGTAAGCATATCAAGACATACATTAATATCAAAGACATTAATGAGTCGGTCTTATTAAACCCCAGAAATTGTTATCAGAATTATAACTGCGCCGTTAACCTTTCATCTTCGAAGAATATCTATACCTATATGGGTATGCTCAAAGCGAATATAGGAAACGCGAACTATTGTTCGGCGGGACAGCTGTCGCCGCTATTAAAGGATCCGCACTATAAGACCATAGGGTTGGGGACCAGGATATTTCTCGGTGGAGGCGTGGGCTACGTATACTGGCACGGCACGCAGCACAATCCCGGAGTAAAACGCAAGGAGAACGAAGTCCCTCAAGCGCCTGCCGGGACGCTTGCCGTGATGGGCGACCTGAAGCAGATGAGCGCGTCATGGCTGCGCGGCATATCGTTCCAGGGGTACGGCTCAAGCCTCAGCGTAGGCCTCGGGATCCCGATCCCCATCCTCGACGAGGAAATATTGAAATACGCCGCGGTAAAAGATGAGGATATATGGGCGCAGATAGTGGATTACAGCGAAGATTATCCACAAGGCAGGGCGAGCTCGCTCGGAGAAGTGAATTATAAACAGCTTAAGAGCGGGAAGATCACCGTACAGGGCAAGGAGGTCCCGACCTCCTCGCTCTCAAGTTACGCCAAGGCTCTTGAGATAGCCGAGGAACTCAAGAAGTGGATCAGTGACAAGCAATTTTTCCTGACCGAGCCTGTCCAGACGCTTCCGGGTGCTTCGTCCGGATATGCGTTCAAAGGGCTGAAAGAACGGCCGGTAAAAGAAGAGGAGTAA
- a CDS encoding exonuclease domain-containing protein has protein sequence MKILRPLVVLDLETTGTWVEKDRIVEIGMIKMMPDGTRADYIKRVNPGMPIPPNVVRIINITDDDVKDKPRFKDIAKEALSFIGDSDLAGFNILRFDLPLLEREFYDAGLSFYWRDRNIFDAQKIYHIHERRDLMAAYLLYCGKELENAHSALNDAEAAMDILDAEIKRYGAEEKGIESLRDFDYERGSEYFDRERKFSWWNGELYPTFGKHGRKKHIRDIAKEDREYLEWILTKDFSGDIKAMIKAALDGRFPQAPKGT, from the coding sequence ATGAAGATATTACGGCCGCTGGTGGTCCTGGATCTGGAGACGACCGGCACATGGGTCGAAAAAGACAGGATCGTCGAGATAGGGATGATAAAGATGATGCCCGACGGGACAAGGGCTGACTACATAAAACGCGTCAATCCCGGCATGCCCATACCGCCGAATGTCGTACGGATCATCAATATCACGGACGATGACGTTAAGGACAAACCGCGTTTTAAGGATATCGCGAAAGAGGCGCTCTCCTTTATAGGGGATTCCGACCTCGCGGGCTTTAATATCCTGCGGTTTGACCTGCCTTTATTGGAACGCGAATTTTACGATGCCGGCTTAAGTTTTTACTGGCGCGACCGGAATATATTTGACGCCCAGAAGATATACCATATACATGAAAGGCGGGACCTGATGGCCGCCTATCTCCTCTATTGCGGCAAAGAACTCGAAAACGCGCATTCAGCTCTAAACGATGCCGAGGCGGCTATGGATATACTGGATGCCGAGATAAAGAGATACGGCGCCGAAGAGAAAGGCATAGAGTCCTTAAGGGATTTCGACTATGAACGCGGAAGCGAATATTTCGATAGAGAGCGGAAGTTTTCCTGGTGGAACGGCGAGCTGTATCCTACGTTCGGTAAGCATGGCAGGAAGAAACATATAAGGGATATCGCGAAAGAAGACCGGGAGTATTTAGAGTGGATACTCACCAAAGACTTTAGCGGTGATATCAAGGCCATGATAAAGGCCGCCCTTGACGGCCGTTTCCCGCAGGCCCCGAAAGGGACATAG
- the cysK gene encoding cysteine synthase A produces the protein MAKKIAKDISELIGDTPMVRLGRLVTPGMAEVLVKLEQFNPGGSIKDRICLSMIEAAEKKGLLKKGSTIIEPTSGNTGIGLAMISAAKGYRCVLTMPETMSIERRQILKAYGADIVLTEGAKGMRGAVEKAEELSKKAPNSFMPQQFKNPANPEAHRKTTAKEILEATGGNLDAFVAGVGTGGTLTGVGEVLKKHNPKIKIIAVEPKNSPVLSGGKPGVHKIQGIGAGFVPEVLNIKIIDEIVQVEDYDAFNTSRALARDEGIFAGVSSGAALWAALKVSRELGKGKTVVTILPDTGERYLSMEDGFKV, from the coding sequence ATGGCAAAAAAGATCGCTAAAGACATATCCGAGTTAATAGGGGATACTCCGATGGTCAGGTTAGGGCGCCTTGTCACTCCCGGCATGGCGGAGGTGCTGGTCAAGCTCGAGCAATTCAACCCGGGCGGAAGCATAAAGGACAGGATATGCCTTTCAATGATAGAGGCCGCTGAAAAGAAGGGCTTATTGAAGAAGGGCTCGACTATAATCGAGCCGACGAGCGGCAACACCGGCATCGGGCTTGCTATGATCTCCGCGGCGAAGGGATACAGATGCGTGCTTACGATGCCCGAAACTATGAGCATCGAGCGCAGGCAGATATTAAAAGCCTATGGAGCGGATATAGTCCTTACAGAAGGCGCTAAAGGCATGAGGGGTGCGGTGGAGAAGGCGGAGGAGCTGTCGAAGAAAGCGCCGAATAGTTTCATGCCGCAGCAGTTCAAGAATCCGGCAAATCCGGAAGCGCACAGGAAGACCACAGCAAAAGAGATCCTTGAGGCCACAGGCGGCAACCTCGACGCGTTTGTCGCCGGAGTCGGAACGGGCGGCACTCTGACAGGAGTAGGAGAAGTCCTGAAGAAGCATAATCCAAAGATAAAGATAATAGCGGTCGAACCCAAGAATAGCCCGGTCCTGTCGGGTGGAAAGCCGGGGGTGCACAAAATACAGGGCATAGGAGCGGGATTCGTGCCCGAAGTATTGAATATTAAAATTATAGACGAAATAGTGCAAGTGGAAGATTACGATGCTTTCAATACATCGAGGGCGCTGGCAAGAGATGAGGGCATATTTGCCGGCGTTTCGAGCGGCGCGGCGTTATGGGCGGCGCTTAAGGTCTCCCGCGAGCTGGGTAAAGGCAAGACAGTGGTAACGATATTGCCTGATACGGGAGAGAGATATCTTTCGATGGAAGACGGTTTTAAGGTCTAG
- a CDS encoding NifU family protein → MKERIEKALAKVRRALQQDGGDIELVAIEDGVVKVRLKGACAGCPMSQMTLANFVERELKGAVPEIKRVEPVL, encoded by the coding sequence ATGAAAGAAAGAATAGAGAAAGCGCTGGCAAAGGTAAGGCGCGCGCTGCAGCAGGATGGCGGTGATATCGAACTTGTAGCGATCGAGGACGGTGTGGTCAAAGTCCGCCTGAAAGGCGCCTGCGCCGGATGTCCGATGAGCCAGATGACTCTCGCGAATTTCGTCGAGAGAGAACTGAAGGGCGCTGTCCCGGAGATCAAGAGAGTCGAGCCGGTGCTGTAG
- a CDS encoding 5-formyltetrahydrofolate cyclo-ligase, producing the protein MKHKIRRHIIEKLKSHSALEKSKKSAIIKDKLFNEKEFKKAKLVMFYVSLKDEVDTLSMIDEAVKMGKRVCVPVILKEEKRLIAGEIKDREKDLERQHFGIYQPIVGHVREVPLEDIDLVVVPGIAFDKNNVRLGRGHGYYDRFLCGLPKETRTIGIAFDFQVLEYLPKDSHDVPVWKTITA; encoded by the coding sequence ATGAAGCATAAAATACGGCGCCATATTATAGAAAAACTAAAGTCTCATTCGGCACTTGAAAAATCGAAAAAAAGTGCTATAATAAAAGATAAGTTATTTAATGAGAAGGAGTTCAAAAAAGCAAAGCTGGTGATGTTTTACGTCTCGTTGAAGGATGAAGTGGATACACTTTCCATGATAGATGAGGCGGTAAAGATGGGAAAGAGAGTCTGCGTACCTGTGATACTGAAAGAAGAAAAACGCTTAATTGCAGGCGAAATTAAGGATAGGGAAAAAGATTTGGAAAGACAGCACTTTGGAATCTACCAACCGATCGTTGGACACGTCAGAGAGGTTCCTTTAGAAGATATAGATTTGGTCGTGGTGCCGGGCATAGCATTTGACAAAAATAATGTCAGGCTGGGCCGCGGGCACGGTTATTACGACCGATTTCTGTGCGGCCTTCCCAAAGAGACCAGGACCATAGGCATCGCCTTCGACTTTCAGGTCCTGGAGTACCTACCCAAAGACTCTCACGACGTTCCCGTCTGGAAAACAATCACAGCATAA
- a CDS encoding permease, translated as MEHFIHIFLHYLAEVLPALAVGFFISGIVHELIPEDAVLKYLGSGGIMPILASTLIGTLLPVCCWGSLPIAVSFYKKGARLGPVLAFLVATPATSISALFVSYSVLGLKFTVYIFFAVIIMGVLMGLVGNTIRHAPRRAAGPIKCPHCEIDPAHAHLHKKKTFAQKFISALKYAYIELPKEIGVELFIGIVLAAFVATFMPLGRLIKEFLSGWFGYVFAIVFGILMYICSTATVPLVDSLIRQGMNSGAGMTLLLIGPVTSYGTILVLRKEYGMKVLSIFLGVLIVTSLLLGVGFQALKGF; from the coding sequence ATGGAGCATTTCATACATATATTTCTTCATTATCTGGCCGAGGTGCTTCCGGCGCTGGCTGTAGGATTTTTTATAAGCGGTATAGTGCACGAGCTTATTCCGGAAGACGCCGTCCTGAAATATTTAGGATCCGGAGGGATAATGCCCATCCTTGCCTCAACCCTGATTGGCACGCTTCTTCCCGTATGTTGCTGGGGTAGTTTGCCCATAGCGGTGAGTTTTTATAAGAAGGGCGCAAGGCTCGGGCCGGTATTGGCGTTCCTGGTCGCTACGCCTGCCACGTCCATCAGCGCGCTCTTTGTCTCATATAGTGTGCTGGGGCTCAAGTTCACCGTATACATATTTTTTGCCGTGATAATAATGGGTGTATTGATGGGGCTCGTAGGCAATACGATCAGGCATGCTCCCCGGCGGGCGGCCGGACCAATAAAATGTCCGCACTGCGAGATAGATCCGGCCCATGCGCACCTGCACAAGAAAAAGACTTTTGCTCAGAAGTTTATCTCAGCCCTTAAATATGCTTATATTGAACTGCCAAAAGAGATCGGCGTGGAGCTTTTTATCGGAATAGTCCTGGCGGCGTTCGTCGCGACATTCATGCCTCTCGGTAGACTGATAAAGGAATTCTTAAGCGGATGGTTCGGCTACGTATTTGCCATAGTGTTTGGCATACTTATGTATATATGTTCTACGGCAACGGTTCCGCTGGTCGATAGCCTTATTCGGCAAGGCATGAACTCAGGCGCCGGTATGACGCTTTTACTCATAGGGCCCGTCACGAGCTATGGCACAATTCTCGTTCTGCGGAAAGAGTACGGGATGAAGGTCCTCTCCATATTCTTAGGGGTTTTAATAGTTACCTCGCTTTTACTCGGTGTTGGGTTCCAGGCCCTGAAAGGATTTTAG
- a CDS encoding tetratricopeptide repeat protein produces MNGIFKIAAVVMILSFSVCLAASTEEDWQRLTDEALDLYYYGNYKEAVGVAREALKTGEELFGPDDLKVAGSVDNLATYMAAAGNTKEADRLYQRALSILREKLPPNDQYLAIFMDYLAIFYDKIGKNGYAKELRERAKAIRLKKSAG; encoded by the coding sequence ATGAACGGGATATTTAAGATAGCGGCCGTTGTGATGATTTTGTCGTTTTCCGTGTGCCTTGCCGCTTCTACGGAGGAAGACTGGCAGCGCCTGACGGACGAGGCACTCGACCTTTATTACTATGGTAATTATAAAGAAGCCGTTGGTGTGGCCAGGGAAGCTCTTAAGACAGGCGAGGAGCTATTCGGGCCCGATGACCTTAAAGTGGCCGGATCGGTAGATAACCTCGCTACCTACATGGCCGCCGCGGGAAATACTAAGGAAGCTGACCGGCTCTATCAAAGGGCGTTATCGATACTCCGGGAGAAGCTTCCACCCAACGATCAATATCTGGCTATCTTTATGGATTATCTGGCTATATTTTATGATAAGATCGGTAAGAACGGATACGCGAAAGAATTGCGTGAACGGGCGAAAGCAATAAGGCTTAAAAAATCCGCCGGATAG
- a CDS encoding cytochrome c biogenesis protein CcdA, whose translation MAGEHVAYIGAFTAGFLTFLSPCILPLIPSFIAYIAGVSYNDLKDAQRDIRAKTISHTILFIIGFSVVFVLMGLTATAIGKTLFAYQKYIRIGGGALITLFGLMLTGVLKIDFLEKSFHLQLHVKKATYLGSFLVGVTFAAAWTPCAGALFGSILVIAGTKGNLAEGVKLLTLYSMGIGVPFLITAIAMQTFLVYFNRFKSAMVYINKAAGAILVLVGALIITDSLNVVTQKVVNIFAK comes from the coding sequence ATGGCCGGAGAACATGTGGCTTATATAGGAGCGTTTACGGCGGGATTCTTAACGTTCCTGTCGCCTTGCATCTTACCGCTCATACCGTCTTTCATAGCGTACATCGCGGGAGTATCATATAATGACCTTAAGGACGCCCAGAGAGATATCCGCGCGAAGACGATTTCGCACACTATTCTGTTTATAATCGGGTTCTCGGTCGTATTTGTATTGATGGGGCTCACCGCGACAGCCATCGGTAAGACACTCTTCGCGTATCAAAAGTATATACGTATAGGCGGCGGCGCCCTGATAACACTCTTCGGCCTTATGTTGACGGGCGTCCTGAAGATCGATTTTTTGGAAAAAAGCTTTCACCTGCAACTGCATGTCAAGAAGGCGACTTATTTGGGCTCTTTCCTGGTAGGGGTGACTTTCGCGGCGGCGTGGACGCCGTGCGCCGGAGCGCTGTTCGGCTCGATACTGGTCATAGCCGGAACTAAGGGTAATCTGGCGGAGGGGGTGAAGCTCCTTACGTTATATTCAATGGGAATAGGCGTCCCGTTTTTGATCACGGCAATAGCGATGCAGACATTTCTGGTATATTTTAACCGTTTCAAAAGCGCCATGGTATATATCAATAAGGCCGCGGGCGCTATCCTTGTGTTGGTGGGGGCGCTGATAATCACCGATTCGTTAAATGTGGTTACACAAAAGGTCGTGAATATTTTCGCGAAATAA
- the nifS gene encoding cysteine desulfurase NifS, whose translation MKRVYLDNNATTRMREEVLEAMLPFCKEIYGNASSIHQFGRAARLAVDKARGEVAVLLGASSPEEIIFTSGGTESDNFAIKGVARALRNKGNHIITSSIEHSAVLNASRALEKDGCKVTYLPVDGHGLVNPDDVKRAITDKTVLISIMYANNEVGTIEPVSEIGAIAKERGVYFHTDAVQAVSKEAFEVKSMPVDLLSMSAHKIYGPKGVGAIYIRKGTKIEAIMHGGHHEMNKRAGTENVPGIVGLGKAAELAKKEVREESERLRELRDYLYKGIIARIPHTRLNGYPEKRLPNTANIGFKYLEGESIMLNLDMEGVAVSTGSACTSGTLEPSHVLTAMGIDPADAQGSIRFSLGRDNTKEDMDYVLAVLPPIIQRLREMSPLYEKGK comes from the coding sequence ATGAAAAGAGTATATCTGGATAATAACGCTACTACCAGGATGCGTGAAGAGGTCCTGGAGGCGATGCTTCCGTTCTGCAAAGAGATCTACGGTAATGCCTCGAGCATCCACCAGTTCGGACGCGCGGCGCGCCTGGCGGTGGACAAGGCAAGAGGAGAGGTGGCAGTGCTTTTAGGCGCGTCGAGCCCGGAGGAGATCATATTTACCTCCGGCGGGACAGAATCGGATAACTTTGCTATTAAGGGCGTCGCGCGCGCGTTACGTAATAAAGGCAATCATATAATAACGTCCTCGATCGAGCATAGCGCCGTGCTTAACGCTTCGAGAGCTTTAGAAAAAGACGGATGTAAAGTAACGTATTTACCTGTTGACGGACATGGGCTCGTCAATCCGGATGATGTAAAGAGAGCCATAACCGATAAGACGGTACTCATCTCCATAATGTACGCCAATAATGAGGTCGGGACCATAGAACCGGTGAGCGAGATAGGCGCTATCGCGAAAGAGCGCGGGGTATATTTTCATACCGACGCCGTCCAGGCTGTCAGCAAAGAGGCGTTCGAAGTGAAGAGTATGCCGGTCGACCTGCTCTCGATGTCGGCTCATAAGATCTACGGGCCAAAAGGCGTCGGAGCGATATATATAAGAAAAGGTACGAAGATAGAAGCTATAATGCACGGCGGCCACCATGAGATGAATAAGAGGGCGGGCACTGAGAATGTGCCCGGGATCGTCGGACTTGGTAAGGCGGCGGAGCTTGCTAAAAAAGAGGTTCGAGAAGAGTCCGAAAGGCTGCGGGAGCTGAGAGATTATCTGTACAAAGGTATAATAGCGCGGATACCGCATACAAGGCTTAACGGATATCCCGAAAAAAGATTGCCGAATACGGCGAATATCGGGTTTAAATATCTGGAGGGTGAATCGATAATGTTAAACCTCGATATGGAGGGCGTAGCGGTCTCGACGGGCTCCGCATGCACATCAGGTACGCTCGAACCTTCCCATGTGCTGACCGCCATGGGCATCGATCCGGCGGACGCGCAGGGGTCTATAAGATTTTCACTCGGCAGAGACAATACGAAAGAAGATATGGATTACGTTCTCGCGGTGCTGCCCCCGATCATACAGAGGCTGAGGGAGATGTCACCGCTATATGAGAAAGGAAAATGA
- the nifU gene encoding Fe-S cluster assembly scaffold protein NifU, which produces MRKENDMEGQYSEKVMEHFRNPRNVGEIADADGIGNVGNPVCGDIMRLYIKVDPINEVITDAKFKTFGCGAAIATSSMVTELVKGKTIQEALKVSNHAVAEALGGLPKIKMHCSVLAEQALTGAINDYLKKHGKPMIEKKFKSEHEA; this is translated from the coding sequence ATGAGAAAGGAAAATGATATGGAAGGCCAATATTCGGAAAAAGTGATGGAACATTTCAGAAATCCCCGCAACGTGGGCGAGATAGCGGATGCCGACGGTATCGGCAATGTGGGAAATCCTGTTTGTGGAGACATAATGAGGCTTTATATAAAAGTCGACCCGATTAATGAAGTTATCACCGATGCCAAGTTCAAGACATTCGGATGCGGCGCCGCGATAGCCACATCCAGCATGGTTACGGAACTTGTGAAAGGAAAGACCATCCAGGAGGCCCTTAAAGTATCGAACCATGCGGTAGCGGAGGCCCTGGGAGGGCTGCCGAAGATAAAGATGCATTGCTCCGTTCTGGCCGAGCAGGCGCTTACGGGGGCCATAAACGATTATCTTAAGAAACATGGCAAGCCCATGATAGAGAAGAAATTTAAGAGCGAGCATGAAGCATAA